The nucleotide sequence TCATCGTGCACGTCGCCCACCAGCCGGACCTGCTGGCCACCTTCTGGGCCTGCGTGCTGGGCGGCTTCGTCCCCCTGCCCGTCGGCACCGGCGCCACACCCGCGGCCCGGGCCGCCGCCCCCGGCCTGCTGGACGCGGTCTGGCACCGCTACGGCAGGCCCTACACCGTCACCGGGCCGGACCAGCCCCTCGCCGCGCGCACCCGCACCCACCCCGGCTGGGCCACCTCCTGGCTGGGCCACCCGCACCAGTTGCGCGCCGAGCACCCCGAGCACCGCCGCCACCCCTCCCGCCCGGACGACCTCGCCGTCCTGCTGCTCACCTCGGGCTCCACCAGCACGCCCAAGGCCGTGATGCTCACCCACCACAACATCCTCAGCCGCAGCGCCGCGACGGCCCGCGCGGGCGGCCTCGGCGCCACGACCCGCACCCTCAACTGGATGCCGCTCGACCACGCCGGCGGGCTGCTGCTGTTCCATCTGCGCGACGTGTTCCTCGGGGCGCACCAGGTGCACGCCCGCCCGGAACTTGTCCTCGCCGACCCGCTGCGCTGGCTCACCCTCGCCGGCCGTCACCGGGCCTGCACCACCTGGGCCCCCAACTTCGCCCTGTCCCTCGTCAACGACCAGGCGCACCGGCTGCCCGGCCAGGACTGGGACCTGAGCGGGCTGCGCCGCATCATGAACGGCGGACAGGCCGTGCACGCCCCGGTGGTGCGGCGTTTCATGGAGCTGCTCGCCCCCTTCCGCCTGCCGCCGGACGCGATGTTCCCCGGCTGGGGCATGTCCGAGACGGCGTCGGGCGTCGTCGACTGCCGGCTGTCCGACCTGGACGGCGGCCACACACGGTACGTCCCGGCCGGCCGGCCCCAGCCCGGCACCGCGGTGCGCTGCGTCGACGAGCGGGACGAGCCCGTCCCGGCGGGCACCTTGGGCCACCTCCAGGTCCACGGGGCCTCGGTCACCCGCGGCTACCTCGACGACCTCGACCACACGCGCCGCGCCTTCACCGCCGACGGCTGGTTCCGCACCGGGGACCTGGCCTTCGTCGAGGACGGCGTCCTCACCGTCACCGGCCGGGCCGACGACCTCATCGAGCGCGCCGGTGTGCGCTGCCACAGCCACGAGATCGAGGCCGCGGTGGAGGAACTGGACTTCGTCGCACCCACCCACACGGTGGCCTGCCCGGTCACCGGCCCCGAGAAGGAGGAACTCGCCGTCTTCTACCACCCGCGGCCCGGCACCCCGCGGACCAGGGCCGCGGCCCTGATCCGCGCGCAGGTCACCGACCGCCTCGGCCTGCACATCGACCAGGTCGTGCCGGTGCGCGCCCAGGACGTCCCCAGGACCGGTATCGGAAAGCTCCGCCGCTCCCGCATGCGGCACTGGTACGAGACACGCGACGCGGGCCCCGGCGGCGCACCCGGGCCGCGGCCGGACAGGAACCACTTCGATCCGCGCACCCCGGCCGGCCCTCATGAGGCCCGCCCGGCGCAGCCCGCCAGGAAGAGGACGCCATGAACGACTCCGTACCGGCCGGCACCGGCGGCGGTGCGCTGCGCACACGGGTGCTCGGCCCGCTGGAGGTCCGCGCCCAGGGCGAGGACCGCACACCCACCGCGCCCATGGCCCGGCGCGCGCTGGCCGTGCTGCTGCTGAGCGCCAACCGTCTGGTGTCGACCTCGGCCCTGATCGGGGAACTGTGGGAGTTCGACCCGCCCCGCCTGGCCCGCAAGACCGTCCAGACGTACGTGTACCAGATACGCAAGGCCCTCAAGTGCCCCGGGGATGCCGGCGACCGGGTGCGCACCGGTCCCGGCGGCTACCGCATCGACCTGCGGCCGGGGGAGCTGGACCTGTGGGAGTTCGAGCACGGGGTCGTGCGCGCGCGCACCGCGCTGAGCGAGGGTGATCCCCGTGCCTCGGCGCACCTGCTGCGCCAGGCGCTCGGGCTGTGGCGGGGCGAACCGTTCGCCGGACTGGACGCCGGACCGCTCCTGGCGGCGCAGATCGCGCAGATCGCCGACTCACGGCTCGGCGCGCTGGAGCTGCGCATCACGGCCGACCTGCAACTGGGCCGCCACCGCGCGCTGGTGGGGGAACTGCACCAGCTCACCGCGGACCATCCCTTCCACGAGGAGTTCGCCGCCCAGCTCATGCTCGCCGCGCACCGCTCCGGGCAGCGCGCCACGGCACTGGACGCGTTCACCCGGCTGCGCCGCCGGCTCGTCGACGAACTCGGCATCGAGCCGTCCGAGCGGCTGCAGAGACTGCAGCAGGACGTTCTCAACGAAGCGCTGCCGCAGCCGGCCGCCGTCGTCGTGGCGGGCACGGCACCGGCCGGTGCCCCCTCCCCCGCCGGTGCCGCCGCGCCGGCGCCGGTCCCTGTGGCGGTGCCGGTCGGCGGCCGGCTGCCGCTGGACACCCCGGACTTCACCGGACGCGTCGCGGAACTGACGCAGCTCTCCTGCCTCACCGGCGCGGACACGGACGCGGACGCGGGGGACACGGCCCGCGCCGTGTGGTCCGCAGGACCCCGGGTGGTGGTGGTCCTGGGAGCGGCCGGTGTGGGCAAGAGCGCCCTGGCCGTGCACGCCGCGCACCGTATGGCCGACCGGTTCCCCGACGGCGCGCTCCACGCCCGGCTGCACGACGGCGCGGACCGCCCCAGACGGGCGGACGACGTCCTGCACACCCTGCTGCGGGACTGCGGCATGGATCCGGCCACGCTGCCCAAGAACGCCGACGACCTGGCGGGCATGTTCCGGTCCTTCAGTGCCGGCCGGTCGCTGCTGGTCCTGCTGGACGACGCGGCCGGCACCGACCAGGTGCTCCCGCTGCTGCCGGCGGACGGCCGCAGCCTGGCACTGGTGACCTCCCGGGTCCGCCTGCCCGGTCTGCCCGGCGCCCGGGCGATGGCCCTGGGGGCGCTGTCGGCCGACGACGCCGCCGCGTTCTTCACCCGGGTGGCCGGGGCGGAGCGCGTCAGCGCCGGTGACGTCCTCGGGGACGTCACGCGCCTGATGGGCAACTTCCCGCTCTCCCTGCGTGCCGTGGGTGAGAAGTTCGCGGCGCGCCCGATGTGGACGCTCGACGACCTCGCCCTCGGGCTGAGGGACGAGGGCCGCCTGGCGGCGGAACTGCACGACGAGGCCTGCGACGTGCTGGCCCGGGCGGCCGGAGCGATCGCCCGGCTGCCCGGCGCCCTGCGCCGGGCGCTCACACTGCTGGCGGGCGCCGGAGCGGCTCCCTTCGACATGACACGGGCCCGCCGGCTCCTGGGCGGCAGTTCCTGGGACGGCGACTCCCTGGTGGGCCAGCTGCTCGACCATCACGTGGTGGTCAGGGCGGACCAGTCCGGTTCCCCGGCTCTCATGTTCCGGGTGCCGGATCTGATCCGGCTGTCCCTGCCGTCCTTCGACAACGCCGAACTGCGCGTTCTGCCCGGCGGCGACCGCGGCGGCCTCGGCAGCCGTTCCGTCTCCGGGGTGCTGACCGCGGCAGGCTGACGAATTCCGGTTCCGGGCCCGGCCCGCGCCGGCCAGCACCTTGGACACGGCTTCACCCGGCCTGGATCGGCCGGGCGGACGCTGGCCGTGACGGCCACCTGACAGGCCGTCACGGGCGTGGTCCCGCCTCACGGCGGGACCCGAGTGAGGAGGCGGTATGCGTTTCGAGGACGAGGTTCTCCCGCCCCGCTGGCTGATGGTGCCCGCGGGGCTGGAGGTCGAGCTCACCCCGGCAGAACCCGGCCGGCGCATCCGGTGCGGCGATCCGTCCCCGCCGGGGCGCTCCTCGCCGTCGCCCCGGCAGCCGGGCGAGGAGCCCCCCGGACGGCACCGCGAATCCTGCTGCCACTGCGGTGCTCCCCGGCCGGCCGCGTAACCGGGGCGAGGGAGGAACCGGCTGTGCCCGGCGGGCTCCCGGCGGCGCCGCACAGCGCCGGCCCTCGTTTCCCGGGGCCCCGCCCGCGGTCACGGGGACCGGTCACGGGGACGGTCACGGGGAGAGCACCGTCCCCCCGGACAGCCGGGACGGACGGGATGGTCGGGACGGCCAGGACAGCCGGGACGGACGATG is from Streptomyces sp. NBC_01314 and encodes:
- a CDS encoding AMP-binding protein; translated protein: MTSRAISLLDGGPAPRPKCATLGTALLRAAAASGARGLCFIGTDGGETRWSYGRLLREAGRLTAGMRAAGVRPGDRVIVHVAHQPDLLATFWACVLGGFVPLPVGTGATPAARAAAPGLLDAVWHRYGRPYTVTGPDQPLAARTRTHPGWATSWLGHPHQLRAEHPEHRRHPSRPDDLAVLLLTSGSTSTPKAVMLTHHNILSRSAATARAGGLGATTRTLNWMPLDHAGGLLLFHLRDVFLGAHQVHARPELVLADPLRWLTLAGRHRACTTWAPNFALSLVNDQAHRLPGQDWDLSGLRRIMNGGQAVHAPVVRRFMELLAPFRLPPDAMFPGWGMSETASGVVDCRLSDLDGGHTRYVPAGRPQPGTAVRCVDERDEPVPAGTLGHLQVHGASVTRGYLDDLDHTRRAFTADGWFRTGDLAFVEDGVLTVTGRADDLIERAGVRCHSHEIEAAVEELDFVAPTHTVACPVTGPEKEELAVFYHPRPGTPRTRAAALIRAQVTDRLGLHIDQVVPVRAQDVPRTGIGKLRRSRMRHWYETRDAGPGGAPGPRPDRNHFDPRTPAGPHEARPAQPARKRTP
- a CDS encoding BTAD domain-containing putative transcriptional regulator, translated to MNDSVPAGTGGGALRTRVLGPLEVRAQGEDRTPTAPMARRALAVLLLSANRLVSTSALIGELWEFDPPRLARKTVQTYVYQIRKALKCPGDAGDRVRTGPGGYRIDLRPGELDLWEFEHGVVRARTALSEGDPRASAHLLRQALGLWRGEPFAGLDAGPLLAAQIAQIADSRLGALELRITADLQLGRHRALVGELHQLTADHPFHEEFAAQLMLAAHRSGQRATALDAFTRLRRRLVDELGIEPSERLQRLQQDVLNEALPQPAAVVVAGTAPAGAPSPAGAAAPAPVPVAVPVGGRLPLDTPDFTGRVAELTQLSCLTGADTDADAGDTARAVWSAGPRVVVVLGAAGVGKSALAVHAAHRMADRFPDGALHARLHDGADRPRRADDVLHTLLRDCGMDPATLPKNADDLAGMFRSFSAGRSLLVLLDDAAGTDQVLPLLPADGRSLALVTSRVRLPGLPGARAMALGALSADDAAAFFTRVAGAERVSAGDVLGDVTRLMGNFPLSLRAVGEKFAARPMWTLDDLALGLRDEGRLAAELHDEACDVLARAAGAIARLPGALRRALTLLAGAGAAPFDMTRARRLLGGSSWDGDSLVGQLLDHHVVVRADQSGSPALMFRVPDLIRLSLPSFDNAELRVLPGGDRGGLGSRSVSGVLTAAG